In Nocardioides sp. WS12, the DNA window CGCCCACCGTCGGAGCGGGGTCTGGGCAGGCCGCCAGATCGTCAGCGCGCATCGAAGTGAAGCTGCCGCGCCCGGCGCGGCCGATGGGCGATCGGGCGGTGGCCACGATGACTGGGGTGTTCAATCGGGATCTCCTTGAGTGGTGGGCGTGTCCGGTGCGTTGGTTCGCTCGGGTCAGCCGGCGCAGCCGGAAAGCCCGCCGTCGAGCGGGATGACGACTCCAGTGAGGTAGCTACCGGCACTTGAGGCGAGGAAGCGCACGGCGCCGGTCAGGTCGTCGGCGTTGCCGTAGCGTCCGAGCGGCACCCGGTCCAGGATCTGCGCTTCGGCATTCGAGTCTGCGGCGATATGACCGAGCATGTCGGTGAGGATGGGGCCGGGAGCGATGGCGTTGACGGTAATGCTTTCGGGGGCGAGGTGCTTCGCGAGCTGGCGGGTCATCATGTGCAGTCCGGCCTTGCTCGCGCTGTAGGAGAAGTTCTCCCAGTGGGGCGCGACGAGGGCGTCGACGCTGCCGATGTTGATGACGCGAGCTGGCTTCTCGGGAGTGGCAGCGTTCCGGAGGAGAGGAAGGAGTCCGGTGGTGAGGTAGAACGGTGCCACCAGGTTGGTGTTGAGCACCTTGGTCCAGCCTTTGACGGGAAAATGCTCGAGTGGCGCTCCCCAGGTCGCACCGGCGTTGTTGACCAAGATGTCGATGGACTCGAGGTGTTCCTCGAGCCAGGAGACCAGGGTCGCCACGCCGTCGACGGAGGACAGGTCACTGGCCACAGCGGTGCAGCGGCCAGTGGTTCCGGCTGCGCCGGCTGCTGCGTTGATGCTCTCAGCCGTGGCCTGACACGTGTCCGCATTGCGGCTGGTGATCACCACGTGGGCTCCGTCGAAGACCATGCCTCTGGCGATCATGGCGCCGATCCCGCGAGAGCCGCCGGTCACGAGCGCAGTGCGACCGCGAATGGTGAAGAGAGAGTCGTGACGTCGTTGGCTGTCTTGGGAATCCGTAATGCTCATGTCCCTGACGCTAGGGACAGGGCGCGTCGGCGGGCTTGGGTCTGGGCGCCGACTCGTTGTGCAGTGCGCACGAGTCCGCGCTGTTAGTCCTCGGCCAGCGCTGAGGATCGTGTGTCGGACGGCCGTTCGCCGAAATGACGACGGTAGGCGTTGCTAAATGTGCTGAGGTCACCGAAGCCCGACGCATACGCCACCTGGGTGACGCTCTGTCGGTGCCAGGCAGGGTCCTGGAGCCTCACGCGTGCAAGGGCGAGTCGCTCTGCCCGGATGAGGTCCGAGGGGGTGGTATCGACGCGCTGAAGTTGGGTCTGGATGTTACGCAGGGACCACCCGAGGCGAGCTGCGACGACAGCGCCGGTCAGCCCGGGATCGTGGGCGTTCTCGCGCACGAAGCGCCGGATGCTCGCCACGAGGCCATCCTGCACGTCGAGCGAGGGTGCCGCGGTGTCCGCGTTGTAGGCGAGCGCGAGCAGATCGACGATTCGGTCGCACAGGGCATCGAACTGGCTGCCTTCGAGCGAGGCGCCGTTCTCGCGCACGCTCGAGATCAGGTCCACGACGATGCGGCCGAGTCCACTCGTCGCGTTCAGGATGACACCAGAGTGGGGCCGCCGCAGCAGCCGTAGGTCAAGTCGTTCGCGCGGTACGACGAACGCGATCGAGGAGAATCCATCGCCGTGACGTAGGTCCATGGACTGGTCCAGCGAAGTCAGCGCCATCTGGGTGGGTGCGACGCGCAGCGTTTCGTCGCTCTGGCGGAGCGCCAGGACTCCTTCAACCGGGATGAGCAGCTCATACGCGTCGTGGGGGTCCGTGCGGATCTGCTTCTGGTCCCGCGAGATGTCTTCCGCATCACCCCACCACCGCACCAACTGGTAGGTGTCGGACCGTTGGTGTTGGAGGCGGCCGTGATAGTTGTCGGGGAGCTTGAACGACATGGGGCAATGAATGGACGAGACTTGGTGACGCCACCATTCGCCGCGGTCGCGAGGGTCGCGATCGGTGGTTTGCAGCGTGTCAACGGTGTACACCACGCACCCTCTTCCTCGCCGAGCCATCCACCGGGTCCGGCCTGCCTCCACGGTAACGTCCCGGATCTGCCCCGGGCAACGAGCTCAGCGCAACTCCCTTTTGAGCAACTTCCCGGTTGCGTTCATCGGCAGCGAGTCCCGGAATTCGACCAAGCGGGGGCACTTGTAGGTCGCCAACCGTTCGCGGCACCACGCCATGAGGGCCTCGGGTGTGAGTTCGGAGCCGGGTCGGCGGATGACGAACGCCTTCACCTCTTCGCCGACGCGCTCGTGGGGGACGCCGATGACCGCGACCAGACTGACGTCTGGATGGGCGATGACGGTTTCCTCAACTTCGCGAGGGTAGACGTTGAACCCACCTCTCACGATCAGGTCCTTCGCACGGTCGATGATGAAGTAGTAGCCGTCCGCGTCGCGCGTGGCGATATCGCCTGTGCGGAACCACCCGTCGCGAATCACCTCTGCACTGGCCTCCGGCCGACCCAGGTAACCCTTCATGACGTTGTGACCGCGGATCGCGATCTCGCCGGCTTCACCGCCGGGCACCTCGTTCCAGTCAGGGCCGATCAGCTTGACCTCGATGCCCCAGATCGGCCGCCCGATCGACCCGGGTTTGTTGGGGTGCTCCGGCGGGTTGAAGGTGACAGTGGGGCTGGTCTCCGACAGCCCGTACCCCTCGCGCACCGACACACGAAAGGTCTTCTCGAATCGAGTGAGGACCTCCACCGGCATTGCGGCGCCGCCGGAGATAGCAAGACGCAGTATCCCGGCGAGGTCCACGCCCGAGTCGGCTGCCGTCAGCAGCGCCCAGTACATCGTGGGTACGCCGGCGAACACCGATACTCGGTGCCGCGCCATCAACTCGAGTGCGGCCGCCGGGTCGAAACGGGGTAGCAGGACGAGGGTGGCTCCCATGCTGAAGCCGGCGTTCATCTGGACGGTCTGGCCGAAGGAGTGGAACAGCGGCAGCGTGACCAGGTGGACGTCGTCATGGCGTGCGTCGAGGAGCCGATTCTGCGCGAAGGCGTTGAGGACCATGTTGGCGTGGGTGAGCTCGGCGCCTTTGGGCTTGCCTGTGGTTCCGCTGGTGTACAGGACGACGGCGGTGTCGGTCGCCTCGGTGGGACTGAAGCTGTCCTCGATGTCATCGGCGTCCTGGGCTGCGAGCACGTGGGCGAGCGAGGTCCCGGTCTCCACCTGGGCTCCTCCGGAACCGAACACGACGAGGTGCTCGCAGGACTCTGCGGAATCGAAACCCTGCCAGGCGTCGTCGCCGTCTGGAATGGCGCAGAGGTAGACCTTCGCGCCCGAGTCCTGGAGGTGATAGGCCACTTCGTCTCGCCTGAGCATGACATTGAGCGGTACGACGGTAGCCCCGGCATGGAGGATGCCGTAGTAGACGATAGGGAACTCGGCGACGTTCGGGACCGTCATTGCGACGCGGTCCCCGGGCCGCACCCCATGCGAAACGAGGAACCGGGCAACCTTCTGAGCTGCCGCATAAACCTCGCCGTAGCTGAAGATGCGCTCCCCGTCGATGATGGCAACCCGGTCAGGTTCGGTGCGCGCGGTATCGGACAGCATGACGGCCAGGTTGAGCATCGTGTCTCTCTCGGATTCAGTGTGTAGTCGTGGGTTGGCGGGCTGTTCCAGCGATCAGGACCAGTCCCAGTCGTAGGCGACGCCGAGACGCTCCGCCATCGGCTTGAACACCTCGTTTTCGTAGATGGCCATGGTGTCGCTGCCGGGCATCGGAGCCAGGTGCAGGATCTCCCCGAGCCGCTCGTATTCGAGCTCCGGCACTGACAGACCAGCAGCGACCGCGAACCTCTGCAGGTGATTGCTGAAACTCTCGATCGCTGGCGGCATCGCGAAGTTCACTGGATGGCGCATCGCTTCGTCGAGCGTCACGAACTCGACTCCCTGCGCGAGGAATGCTTCGAAGATTGCCGGCAGGGTGTCCCGCGCGAGGGTGGTCCCGTGGACCAGCCAGATCAGCGGCGCGTCCGCCCCGAAGAGAGCATGGGCGGTGTCCGCGTGCTTCTGGAGCATCGCGACCGCGGTCGCGACGTGCATGTCACGCACCTGCCTTTGCACCTCGGCGTCGCCTGAGGTGAGGGCGCGGAAGTGCGGCACGATGAATGCGAAGTCGCTGAACCAGCTGGTGATCGGGGCGTTGGTGTAACCGTTGTCGGCGAGGTACTGCTCCACCTCGCCGCGACGTTGCTCCGAGCCCGAACACATGTCCATCGGGTAGCGGAAGTACTTGTGGGGGGCAGCCTCGATCAGGTCCCCGATGTGCTTCTCGGCTGTCTCGAAGTCGCGCCGGAACGCCGCATCTGACATCCACCGCAGGGGTGCGTGCTCATGGGTGTGGTTGCCGACGTGGTGACCCGCATCGACCCAGGTGTCGAAAGCCTCGAGGAGCTCGGGTTCGTTGTCGAGTCGGAAGGTGTGCGAGAACCCGTAGGTTCCGGTGAGTCCGTAATCGTTCAAAGTCTTCGCCACCGAGTGCGTGATCATCGTGGGTGTGGTGTTGGCCGGCATCGGCACGCCGTCCCACAGGACGAAGTCGTCGATGGTGACGGCAATCTTGAGTGCCCGCTCGGATGTGGTCTCGGTCATGTCGACTCCGGTGTGCTTGTGGGGCTTCTCTAATGCGGCCCGCCTGAGGCCACCGTAGGAATGTGACGGCCACCACGTCTTGGCCGTGCGCGCTGCTCGAGTTTTCCTCCGCGCACGACGGCCGACCGATCATCACGAGAGCTCCGCAAAGGGATGTGCGCCGGTGTCGAACCGCGTGCGCACCAAGCCAAGCCGGCAATCGCCACCTCGCCTTAGCGTCCTAGTGACCCAAAGGAGAGCAATGAATACGAGCCAGCAGATCGTCCTCGCCGCGCGCCCACACGGCCACGTCAATAGCGCCGATTTCCGTCATGAGGAAGCGCCCGTGCCACCGGTCGAAGAAGGCGGTATCGAGATCGAGAGCCTCCTCATCTCGATCGACCCGGCGATCCGCGGCTGGCTCGACGACCGCCCGAGCTACCTACCTCCGGTCGCGATCGGCGCCCCCATCCGAGCGTTGGGCATCGCGCGCGTCACCGCGTCGCGGAATGACGAGTTCCCCCCGGGAACCATCGTGCGAGGGTTCGTTGGCTGGCAGCAGCGCCAAGTTATCGCCACGCCTGCCGGCACCTGGCAGAAACTCGACCCCGCGCAGGACGTGCCGCTCGAACACCACCTTGGAATCCTCGGCATGACCGGTCTGACCGCATGGGCGGGCGTCAACGACATCCTGCAGCCCCAACTTGGGCACACTGTGCTCGTCTCCGGTGCCTCAGGTGCCGTAGGCACCGTGGCCGTACAGCTCGCGAAGCACGCTGGTGCCTACGTCATCGGGATCGCTGGCGGCGCGGAAAAGTGCGCCATGGTCACAAGCCTTGGGGCTGATGCCGTGATCGACCGCAAGGACCGTGACTGGCCCACACAGTTGAAGCGGGCCGCGCCAAACGGGATCGACCGACTGTTCGAAAACGCCGGCGGCCCGATGTTCGAATCAGCAATCAACCTTCTCAATGACCACGCACGCATTGCGCTTTGCGGACTCATTGACGGCTACAACCTCGAACAGCGACCAGCCGGACCCAGCAACTTCGGCATGCTCCTCACCAAACGCGTCCTCACCCAGGGCTTCATCGTCCTCGACTACATGGACCGCGCCAACGAGGTCGAGGCCTACCTTGCGAACCTCATAGCCTCAGGACAAATGCGGGCCGTCCAGACCGTCCTGTCCAGCCTCGACCAACTTCCTGACGCCTTCATCGAAAGCTTCACCAACGGTCACCCGGGGAAGCTCATCGTGGACCTCCAAGGGAAGACCGCGTCCGAGCGTTCGATGACGGAATCGGCCGCAAATCAGAAATGACGGGTTGACCTGTAACCGGTTTCCCGGACACCGATGCTGAGGCGAGAATCGTCTCGGAGAGGAGTCCGCTATGCCGGCACCCAAGGACCCGGAGTTCCGTCGTCGAGCTGTCGCGCTCGCACGGCTGCGGGAGAAGCCAATCGCCCAGATCGCGAAGGAGCTCGGGATCGCAGAGTCTGGTCTTCGTCGCTGGATGAACCAGGCCGATGTCGACGAGGGCAAGCGAGAAGGTCTCTCGAGTGACGAGAAGGCCGAACTGGTCCGCCTTCGTCGCGAGAACCGCACCCAGGCGATGGAGATCGAGATCTTGAAGCGGGCCTCGGCCTACTTCGCTCGGGAGAACGTGCTCCCAAAATAGGGTTCCGGTTCGTTCGTGAGCTTGCCGCTGACGGGTTCCCCGTCGCGGTGGCGTGCCGGGTCCTGGGAGTCTCGACGTCGGGCTACTACGAGTGGATCAAGCGGCCACCATCGGACCGCGATGTCGCCGATGCCTACCTGCTCGACGTGATCATCGAGGTCCACACTGCGGCGCGGGCGACCTACGGCGTCCGGCGCGTTCATGCCGAGCTCGTGCTGGGCCGCTCACACCACGTCGGGCGCAGGAAGGTGGCCCGGTTGATGGCCACTCACGGCCTGGCTGGGGTCCACCGGCGCAAGTGGCGCCACGGACAGCGCTCGGAGGCGACCTGGCCCGACCACGTCCAACGGGACTTCACCGCCGACTCACCGGACCGGCTGTGGGTCACCGACATCACCCAGCACCGTACGAGTGAGGGGTGGGTCTACTGCGCGGCAGTGCTCGACGTCTTCAGTCGTCGGGTCGTGGGCTGGTCCATCGCTGACCACCTGCGCACCGAGCTCGTTGTCGATGCCCTGGAGATGGCCCGGATGCGTCGCAAGCCGGTCGGGACGATCCTGCACTCGGACCGCGGATCCCAGTACACGTCGTGGCTTTTCGGTCACCGGCTGCGCGAGGCCGGTCTGCTGGGTTCGATGGGCAAGGTCGCCTGCGCCTATGACAACGCGCTCATGGAGTCGTTCTGGGGTTCGATGCAGATCGAACTCCTCGACCGCCGCTACTGGACCACCCGGGCCGAGTTGGCCAACGCGATGTTCGAGTGGATCGAAGCGTTCTACAACCCCGTCCGACGCCACTCAGGACTCGGCTACCGGTCACCAGTCGAGTTCGAACGCCTTCACAAGACCGCCAACCCGGCGGCATGATCAACACACCCAAACCGTCCGGAGAACCGGTTACAGGTCAACAATCCCCAAAGCCCTGCCCGGCGAGAGCCGCGAAGCCGACACCCACGACCGCATCCGTCACGACAAGATCGACAAGTCCGGCACCGTGACACTGCGCGCAGCCGGGAAACTCCGCCACATCGGCATCGGCCGAACCCACGCCGGAACCCACGTCATCCTGATCATCCAGGACCTCGAAGTCCGCGTCGTCAACGCCATCACCGGCGAACTACTCCGCGAACTCACCATCAACACCAACCGCGACTACCAACCCAAAAACCAGAAAGACCCGAACCCCCAATGAGGGTTCGGATCTTTCCTATCTCTTGCGAGATCACAGTTCTCGACCCGCAAGATGTGGACCTGCGGCCATACGACCTGCGCGCCCTGCACTTCCAGGTCGACCATGCGAGGGAATCCGTTGCCGATATGCACTCCGCGGAACGTGAACCAGACGATGATGCGATCTCTGTCAGCCATGGTCGCGTGATGCTCGATCGTCCGATCCGAAAAACTTGCTGCGAACCAACCGCCGACGATGTCGAAAACGTTCACGTCCTGCC includes these proteins:
- a CDS encoding polysaccharide deacetylase family protein; the encoded protein is MTETTSERALKIAVTIDDFVLWDGVPMPANTTPTMITHSVAKTLNDYGLTGTYGFSHTFRLDNEPELLEAFDTWVDAGHHVGNHTHEHAPLRWMSDAAFRRDFETAEKHIGDLIEAAPHKYFRYPMDMCSGSEQRRGEVEQYLADNGYTNAPITSWFSDFAFIVPHFRALTSGDAEVQRQVRDMHVATAVAMLQKHADTAHALFGADAPLIWLVHGTTLARDTLPAIFEAFLAQGVEFVTLDEAMRHPVNFAMPPAIESFSNHLQRFAVAAGLSVPELEYERLGEILHLAPMPGSDTMAIYENEVFKPMAERLGVAYDWDWS
- a CDS encoding long-chain fatty acid--CoA ligase gives rise to the protein MLNLAVMLSDTARTEPDRVAIIDGERIFSYGEVYAAAQKVARFLVSHGVRPGDRVAMTVPNVAEFPIVYYGILHAGATVVPLNVMLRRDEVAYHLQDSGAKVYLCAIPDGDDAWQGFDSAESCEHLVVFGSGGAQVETGTSLAHVLAAQDADDIEDSFSPTEATDTAVVLYTSGTTGKPKGAELTHANMVLNAFAQNRLLDARHDDVHLVTLPLFHSFGQTVQMNAGFSMGATLVLLPRFDPAAALELMARHRVSVFAGVPTMYWALLTAADSGVDLAGILRLAISGGAAMPVEVLTRFEKTFRVSVREGYGLSETSPTVTFNPPEHPNKPGSIGRPIWGIEVKLIGPDWNEVPGGEAGEIAIRGHNVMKGYLGRPEASAEVIRDGWFRTGDIATRDADGYYFIIDRAKDLIVRGGFNVYPREVEETVIAHPDVSLVAVIGVPHERVGEEVKAFVIRRPGSELTPEALMAWCRERLATYKCPRLVEFRDSLPMNATGKLLKRELR
- a CDS encoding SDR family oxidoreductase, whose protein sequence is MSITDSQDSQRRHDSLFTIRGRTALVTGGSRGIGAMIARGMVFDGAHVVITSRNADTCQATAESINAAAGAAGTTGRCTAVASDLSSVDGVATLVSWLEEHLESIDILVNNAGATWGAPLEHFPVKGWTKVLNTNLVAPFYLTTGLLPLLRNAATPEKPARVINIGSVDALVAPHWENFSYSASKAGLHMMTRQLAKHLAPESITVNAIAPGPILTDMLGHIAADSNAEAQILDRVPLGRYGNADDLTGAVRFLASSAGSYLTGVVIPLDGGLSGCAG
- a CDS encoding SDR family oxidoreductase, yielding MNTPVIVATARSPIGRAGRGSFTSMRADDLAACPDPAPTVGAPREMADAAAFFASDEAAYITGVILPIDGGIAI
- a CDS encoding IS3 family transposase yields the protein MGFRFVRELAADGFPVAVACRVLGVSTSGYYEWIKRPPSDRDVADAYLLDVIIEVHTAARATYGVRRVHAELVLGRSHHVGRRKVARLMATHGLAGVHRRKWRHGQRSEATWPDHVQRDFTADSPDRLWVTDITQHRTSEGWVYCAAVLDVFSRRVVGWSIADHLRTELVVDALEMARMRRKPVGTILHSDRGSQYTSWLFGHRLREAGLLGSMGKVACAYDNALMESFWGSMQIELLDRRYWTTRAELANAMFEWIEAFYNPVRRHSGLGYRSPVEFERLHKTANPAA
- a CDS encoding NADP-dependent oxidoreductase, with the protein product MNTSQQIVLAARPHGHVNSADFRHEEAPVPPVEEGGIEIESLLISIDPAIRGWLDDRPSYLPPVAIGAPIRALGIARVTASRNDEFPPGTIVRGFVGWQQRQVIATPAGTWQKLDPAQDVPLEHHLGILGMTGLTAWAGVNDILQPQLGHTVLVSGASGAVGTVAVQLAKHAGAYVIGIAGGAEKCAMVTSLGADAVIDRKDRDWPTQLKRAAPNGIDRLFENAGGPMFESAINLLNDHARIALCGLIDGYNLEQRPAGPSNFGMLLTKRVLTQGFIVLDYMDRANEVEAYLANLIASGQMRAVQTVLSSLDQLPDAFIESFTNGHPGKLIVDLQGKTASERSMTESAANQK
- a CDS encoding AraC family transcriptional regulator: MYTVDTLQTTDRDPRDRGEWWRHQVSSIHCPMSFKLPDNYHGRLQHQRSDTYQLVRWWGDAEDISRDQKQIRTDPHDAYELLIPVEGVLALRQSDETLRVAPTQMALTSLDQSMDLRHGDGFSSIAFVVPRERLDLRLLRRPHSGVILNATSGLGRIVVDLISSVRENGASLEGSQFDALCDRIVDLLALAYNADTAAPSLDVQDGLVASIRRFVRENAHDPGLTGAVVAARLGWSLRNIQTQLQRVDTTPSDLIRAERLALARVRLQDPAWHRQSVTQVAYASGFGDLSTFSNAYRRHFGERPSDTRSSALAED
- a CDS encoding transposase encodes the protein MPAPKDPEFRRRAVALARLREKPIAQIAKELGIAESGLRRWMNQADVDEGKREGLSSDEKAELVRLRRENRTQAMEIEILKRASAYFARENVLPK